From a single Bacillus solimangrovi genomic region:
- a CDS encoding YkuS family protein yields KTLSLQEKGYDIVQLKQEQDANECDCCVITGQDKNMMGMSTAVTKGAVIEARGMTADEICQAVEQRFPQ; encoded by the coding sequence AAAAACGTTATCACTTCAAGAAAAAGGTTATGACATTGTACAATTAAAACAAGAACAAGATGCAAATGAATGTGATTGTTGCGTAATAACTGGTCAAGACAAAAATATGATGGGTATGTCAACTGCAGTTACAAAAGGTGCTGTTATCGAAGCACGAGGTATGACAGCTGATGAAATCTGTCAAGCAGTTGAACAACGTTTTCCACAGTAA